In Jejubacter calystegiae, the following are encoded in one genomic region:
- the proQ gene encoding RNA chaperone ProQ: MENQPKLNSSKEVIAFLAERFPRCFSAEGEARPLKIGIFQDLVERVQGEMSLSKTQLRSALRLYTSSWRYLYGIKPGATRVDLDGNPCGELEEQHVEHARKQLEEAKARVQAQRAEKQAKKREANGEGEAPRRERKSRPTTPRRKEGAGNKPRAEKPAAKAARAAEPRHTPVTDLSVLKQGQSVKVKAGNNAMDATVQEVTKDGVRVQLTSGMSMIVRAEHLMF; this comes from the coding sequence ATGGAAAATCAACCTAAGTTGAATAGCAGTAAAGAAGTTATCGCCTTTTTGGCCGAGCGTTTTCCTCGCTGTTTTAGCGCCGAAGGTGAAGCACGCCCCCTGAAAATTGGTATTTTTCAGGATTTGGTTGAGCGTGTTCAGGGGGAGATGAGTCTCAGTAAAACCCAGCTTCGTTCCGCTCTTCGTCTCTATACTTCCAGCTGGCGTTATCTGTACGGCATTAAGCCGGGCGCCACGCGCGTTGACCTGGATGGCAATCCCTGTGGTGAGCTGGAAGAGCAACACGTTGAACACGCCCGCAAGCAGCTTGAAGAGGCGAAGGCCCGGGTTCAGGCTCAGCGCGCTGAAAAGCAGGCGAAAAAACGTGAAGCGAATGGCGAAGGTGAAGCCCCGCGTCGCGAGCGTAAGAGCCGCCCAACGACGCCCCGGCGTAAAGAAGGTGCCGGGAACAAGCCCCGAGCAGAGAAACCTGCTGCCAAAGCCGCACGCGCTGCAGAGCCGCGTCATACGCCGGTAACGGATCTTTCCGTATTGAAGCAGGGCCAGAGCGTCAAAGTTAAAGCAGGTAACAATGCGATGGACGCCACCGTGCAGGAAGTCACCAAAGATGGCGTTCGTGTGCAGTTGACTTCTGGTATGTCAATGATAGTACGCGCAGAACACTTGATGTTCTGA
- a CDS encoding GAF domain-containing protein produces the protein MNKDQFYADLNRDFNALMAGETSFLAIMANTSALLFERLEEVNWAGFYLLEGETLVLGPFQGKLACVRIPMGTGVCGTAAATRTVQRVADVHAFDGHIACDAASNAEIVLPLVVENQIIGVLDIDSTQYDRFDQQDEQGLSQLAKNLQSAIASSDFKKFFTINA, from the coding sequence ATGAATAAAGACCAATTTTACGCGGATCTCAACCGCGACTTTAATGCTTTAATGGCAGGGGAGACCAGCTTTCTGGCCATCATGGCGAATACCAGCGCGCTGCTATTCGAACGTCTGGAAGAGGTGAACTGGGCCGGATTCTACCTGCTGGAAGGGGAAACCCTGGTGCTGGGGCCGTTCCAGGGTAAGCTGGCCTGTGTGCGGATCCCGATGGGAACCGGCGTATGTGGTACCGCCGCAGCGACCCGTACCGTACAGCGGGTGGCCGATGTACACGCCTTCGATGGCCATATTGCCTGCGATGCCGCCAGTAATGCTGAGATTGTGCTGCCGCTGGTGGTGGAAAATCAGATTATTGGCGTTCTCGATATCGATAGCACGCAGTATGACCGCTTCGACCAGCAGGATGAGCAAGGGCTAAGCCAGCTCGCTAAAAATCTGCAGAGCGCGATCGCATCCAGCGATTTTAAAAAATTCTTTACGATTAACGCGTGA
- the yebS gene encoding membrane integrity lipid transport subunit YebS has protein sequence MTLKFRHPSSGNPLTIHAIGEVLPQSRYQRCPECDTLFLLPVVKSHQDAFCPRCHAKVHNGRDWSMTRLGAMAITMLLLMPFAWGEPLLHLWLLGSHIEASLLQGVRQMVLQGSPLTAAMVLFGSVAAPVILVAAIAYLWLGNILGMNLRPVLLMLDKLKEWVMLDIYLVGIGVASIKVSEYAFLQPGIGLYAFAALTLLSILTLIHLNMEELWERFYPQKPARHHNQQLRVCLSCHFTSVADKRGRCPRCHVPLHHRRPMSVQKCWAALIASLFFLLPANLLPISIIYVNGARQEDTILSGILSLASSNVPVAAVVFVASILVPFTKVLVLFTLLISIHLKCEQGLKTRILLLRFVTWIGRWSMLDLFVISLTMSLVNRDQLLAFTMGPAAFYFGAAVILTILAVEWLDSRLLWDAHESGNARFTD, from the coding sequence ATGACGCTAAAGTTCAGGCACCCCTCATCGGGTAATCCCCTTACTATTCACGCCATTGGCGAGGTTCTGCCACAGTCACGGTATCAGCGTTGCCCTGAATGCGATACCCTTTTTCTGTTACCGGTGGTGAAATCGCACCAGGATGCCTTCTGCCCGCGCTGCCATGCCAAAGTCCATAACGGCCGGGACTGGTCGATGACCCGGCTGGGCGCGATGGCGATAACCATGCTACTGCTGATGCCCTTCGCCTGGGGCGAACCGCTGCTGCACCTGTGGCTGTTAGGCAGTCATATCGAGGCCAGTCTGCTACAGGGCGTGCGCCAGATGGTGCTTCAGGGCTCTCCCCTCACCGCGGCGATGGTGCTTTTCGGCTCGGTGGCCGCGCCGGTCATTCTGGTGGCCGCCATTGCTTATCTGTGGCTCGGCAACATCCTCGGCATGAACCTGCGACCGGTACTCCTTATGCTGGATAAACTTAAAGAGTGGGTGATGCTGGATATTTATCTGGTGGGGATCGGCGTGGCCTCAATCAAAGTCAGCGAATACGCCTTTCTGCAGCCTGGCATCGGCCTGTATGCCTTTGCGGCCCTCACCCTGCTCAGTATCCTGACCCTTATCCATCTGAATATGGAAGAGCTGTGGGAACGTTTTTACCCGCAGAAGCCCGCGCGCCACCACAATCAGCAGCTTCGCGTCTGCCTGAGCTGCCACTTTACCAGCGTTGCCGATAAGCGCGGCCGCTGTCCGCGCTGCCACGTGCCGCTTCACCATCGGCGACCGATGAGCGTACAAAAATGCTGGGCGGCACTTATCGCCTCGCTGTTTTTCCTGCTTCCGGCTAACCTGCTGCCGATTTCGATAATCTACGTCAACGGTGCCCGTCAGGAGGACACGATACTGTCCGGAATCCTGTCACTGGCATCCAGCAACGTACCGGTGGCCGCCGTGGTCTTTGTCGCCAGTATCCTGGTGCCCTTTACCAAGGTACTGGTGCTGTTTACCCTGCTGATCAGCATTCACTTAAAATGCGAGCAGGGGCTAAAAACACGAATTCTGCTGTTGCGTTTCGTGACCTGGATTGGTCGCTGGTCCATGCTGGATCTGTTCGTTATCTCGTTAACCATGTCGCTGGTCAATCGCGATCAGCTACTGGCTTTTACCATGGGACCGGCCGCCTTCTACTTCGGCGCAGCGGTAATTTTAACTATTCTTGCAGTGGAATGGCTGGACAGCCGCTTACTTTGGGACGCTCATGAGTCAGGAAACGCCCGCTTCACCGACTGA